The DNA window GCTTTATAAAGGAGAATTTCACTAAATCTACCACCTGCTCCTCTGAGTAGTCaaaccttttcatttttcattcactcAAGTATTTCTGTTGATTAATGTAATGTGAATGTGTCATGTATATTCACACAGTGAAGAACCCACCAATAGACAAAACATATCAAATACTCTCTAATTGTGGAGATAGTGTGTAACTATGTGTACTATTCAAACATCTGCCTTTAATGCTTTTCAGAAACATGATTGCACAAAAGAaaattttaaagtaaatggtTTATTATACACAAGTGTATAATTCCATAAAGCAACTAACCTGGACCCCCCCctttgtttaaaaaagcaaatgcacaataaaacataattaaatcCCTCAGTCAATTGAAAGTGCATTCAAAGCAAACCCATAGTAATAGTCTCAAAGCAAATATGTTTTGATCAGGTTGACTAGATTGAGCGTGTTAGCAACTGTGACTGCTTTGCAGTGTTTCAGCAGGAGTCAGCCTAGGAGCTGGTTGTGACTGGTCTGACAATCACTGAGCTGCCAGTGAACTTTGTTGGGTAGAACTCCATCATGAAACTATTCTTCAGTCGGTGCAGGAAGTGGACGTATCTCACCCCAGGTCCATAGTTGCAGAACACATGCGACACCTGCAGGCCAACCCAGAGAAATGCAATGAATGACCTGGATACGAGTGGATGTTTGAGTCCTGCAGAGGACTGAGCCACTCACCTCTTTCCAGGTGTGGGAGTAAGTGCTGAGGTCTTCAGTGGGGTTGACACAGTGCTCTGAGATCACTGTGCTTTTGTCTGCACCCAGTAACTTCACATGCAGCTGGTAGATGGACTGATGCACCCGAGTCTCCTCATACCTGAAAGTAACACATCATTTCATTGGGAGGCTCTTTCAAGACAGATGTCAGCACATTCCTACTCCATGAAAACGTCTTGAGctgaaactaataaataattttattgataaacctgtttttttttttaatcaagcgATTGTTTCTTTAGTGTaagaaatggcaaaaaaaataaagttgtccatgaaaaatgactgaaatcattatttcatcatcatACGATTTATTCTTGCTTCAACTGACTAATCGACTACCTTGTTTCAGCTGCACTAACTTCCAAGAGGCATCTTGAAAGAACTGTGTGGTTTGATATCAGGACAGATAAATGCTTAACTCTTACTCGTTACTGTGACGTGAGACTCTTTCAGTCAGAGCACAGCAGATAAGctgaacatgcaaacacatgtcTAGTTTGCTCCCATAGAGAACAGTTACATGAAGTTATAATTACATCTGCTCATGTTTGGATTCCCCTCCCAACTACTAACGACATGTTTTAGTCCCATTAGATAATATAAAACTTTACTGAGCACCAACCATGCTGACAGTGATAAAGAATCATATACTGTCTAATATGAAGACATGGGGGTGGGAGTGGGTTGTAGTGCTCATCAACTCACCAGTCTTGGATGAATATCTCAGGCTGAAATGTATCCAGCAGCTCTTCCCACAGTCCCTCTGCCTTCAAGTCCACAACCTGCTCCATGGAGAACCAGCTGAGGACATCAGAGCAGACATGAGTCCAATATACCACACCCTCAAGTCACACCATGTTCTTATATGTAAAAAAGAGGGAAgtttgaaaacattgtgttcattctacctggtttatctgcaatgaagatttcaTAGTcaatagttttagtttagtgAGTTTGAATGATTAACTTAACTggtcttatttttttttcataaattgcATATTATATTTCAGAGCTCTAATAAGGTagtgacacaatcttcagacccaagtgcaaagtctttcaaaataaaagctctgtgaaTTCAGCttaatataaagcattgcagcaacaaaaaggCTTTGACTTTGAACGCAAATTGCTAATGATGAAATGAGTCTATGAATGatgttgccatgacagagatcagccCTCAAgattgtctgtgtcagtccgatatggtgaaatatCATTGAAATGATCTGGTGGTACAGATATTATTGGCCACAGGCTGCCAGCTACTGACCGTcagtagtttatctgaggacgtaGAGGAGGACATGTTTAACTACGGCCCCACTACCTGCTACAAAGATCTGGTCGACTATGTGTGCAGCCAATAAGATAAACGGTGACTGTGATATCAgatacagatgtttgtggaattaataTAGACATGCTAGGTTTTTGAATATGCTCATTGGCAATCACTGTTATAATCAATGGTATGGTTACCATCCGACCCACCTGCGTTTAGGCAATTGACAGATCACGGCACCTTTTGGGATCCCACTGGTATCATAGGGGAGGATCTCGACAGATGTGGTCCAGCCGGTGAAGTCACCTATGATTTAAGAGATGAACTCAACAAAACTTCATTCATTTGCTGCGTGACGTGCTGATCAGCTGTTTCTCTCACCGTCAAGTTGAAAACAAGGAAGTCCACGCATTGTCGCATCACGCTCAGGCGGAGGGGCGTCTTTACTCAAACCTGTGTCAGGATCAGGACAAAGGGACAGTTGTAAAAAGGGGCCACACCTACTGAAGCAGCAG is part of the Paralichthys olivaceus isolate ysfri-2021 chromosome 15, ASM2471397v2, whole genome shotgun sequence genome and encodes:
- the LOC138413827 gene encoding F-box only protein 50-like yields the protein MSAAEWKKKCEAEWSLQGAPLPDSLDWKSVYEAKPLGRNLLKNPSPLGLSKDAPPPERDATMRGLPCFQLDGDFTGWTTSVEILPYDTSGIPKGAVICQLPKRSWFSMEQVVDLKAEGLWEELLDTFQPEIFIQDWYEETRVHQSIYQLHVKLLGADKSTVISEHCVNPTEDLSTYSHTWKEVSHVFCNYGPGVRYVHFLHRLKNSFMMEFYPTKFTGSSVIVRPVTTSS